The Acidianus infernus genome window below encodes:
- a CDS encoding glycosyltransferase has translation MIEKYEKIIGEDELYGLVKIAEKLKDFSILHVNSTRAGGGVAEILNRMVPLMRDLGLNVDWKVIRGDTEFFRVTKSFHNSLQNGYGELPPNAFETYEKWQEINANEIPLDYDIIMIHDPQPLGLIKFRKKGKWIFRCHIDISNPYAPVWEFLKKKIENYDSMIISTPAFARDDISIPQFIIPPSIDPLSIKNQPIPEITVKRILYKYGIDTERPLVVQISRFDYAKDPIGVIKSFKLAKEHIDGLQLAYVGSPATDDPEGEEVYEKTVKEAGDDKDIHLLMLPPYSDLEINAFQTGASVVLQKSIKEGFGLTVSEAMWKKKVVIGGRTGGIPLQIIHGITGYLVDNVEGAAHYIIHTLKNPEISKKIGENAHKHVKNNFLITRHMREYMSVMLYVIGRNEEMKSPTLQ, from the coding sequence ATGATAGAAAAATATGAAAAGATAATAGGAGAAGACGAGCTTTATGGTCTAGTAAAAATAGCAGAAAAACTTAAAGATTTTTCAATACTTCATGTAAATTCTACTAGAGCTGGAGGGGGAGTAGCGGAGATCTTAAATAGAATGGTACCTCTAATGAGAGACTTAGGACTTAATGTAGATTGGAAAGTAATAAGAGGAGATACTGAGTTCTTTAGAGTTACAAAATCGTTCCACAACTCCTTACAAAACGGTTATGGAGAATTACCCCCCAATGCCTTTGAAACATATGAAAAATGGCAGGAAATTAACGCAAACGAAATACCTTTAGATTATGATATAATAATGATACATGATCCGCAACCTTTAGGTTTAATTAAATTTAGAAAAAAAGGAAAATGGATATTTAGATGTCACATAGATATTTCTAATCCTTATGCTCCAGTATGGGAATTTTTAAAGAAAAAAATTGAAAATTACGATTCAATGATAATTTCTACTCCAGCCTTTGCGAGGGATGACATTAGTATTCCACAATTTATAATTCCTCCATCAATTGACCCTTTATCTATAAAGAATCAACCTATTCCAGAAATAACTGTAAAGAGAATATTATATAAATACGGAATTGATACTGAAAGACCTTTAGTTGTTCAGATTTCAAGATTTGACTATGCTAAGGACCCTATAGGAGTAATTAAATCTTTCAAATTAGCTAAAGAGCACATAGATGGACTTCAGTTAGCTTACGTAGGCAGTCCAGCCACTGATGATCCAGAAGGAGAAGAAGTTTACGAGAAAACTGTCAAAGAGGCAGGAGACGATAAGGACATTCATCTATTAATGTTACCACCTTATAGCGATCTTGAAATAAACGCATTTCAAACAGGAGCCTCAGTTGTATTACAAAAATCCATTAAAGAAGGCTTCGGTTTAACTGTTAGCGAAGCAATGTGGAAAAAGAAAGTAGTAATAGGTGGAAGAACAGGAGGAATTCCTCTACAAATTATTCACGGAATTACAGGCTACCTAGTTGATAATGTAGAAGGCGCGGCACATTACATTATTCATACGTTAAAGAATCCTGAAATATCGAAAAAAATTGGAGAAAATGCCCATAAGCACGTTAAAAATAATTTCCTAATAACTAGGCATATGAGAGAATACATGAGCGTAATGCTTTACGTTATTGGAAGGAATGAGGAGATGAAAAGTCCAACTTTGCAATAA
- a CDS encoding RsmB/NOP family class I SAM-dependent RNA methyltransferase, with product MDNRKLFADAVFLIMKKNLSPERAFDIAFKKYMQGDRKELYREFLEYIKKYLYERNVYPGISPREVDMTIKPDPMLSFPKWIFERLYALLGEEGIKGIYNHKTWARVNELKANVNDVVRLLESEGYKVKRTEINFLLEIESSDKRISDSTAFKEGLLIPQDKSSVLAVMILDPKPYEKILEIGSAPGVKSSLIQQLTRNKSFLISIDISEKRIMQQKKLMEKWGVHNVELIVADALHLPIRKADKVFIDAPCSNSGTINVDPSVVLRLNKRKLHELSSIQIGILKEASKLRTQVVYITCSLFPEEGEKVVEKFERNLVRIPNEGHEGYKKSRVWLRVFRTYPHKDFSEGFFIAKLDFSSPHSFQ from the coding sequence GTGGACAATAGGAAACTCTTTGCGGACGCTGTATTTCTAATAATGAAGAAAAACCTCTCTCCCGAAAGAGCATTTGATATAGCATTTAAAAAATACATGCAGGGTGATAGAAAAGAGCTTTATAGAGAATTTCTTGAATATATTAAAAAATATTTATATGAAAGAAATGTATATCCAGGCATAAGTCCTAGAGAAGTGGATATGACAATAAAGCCGGATCCTATGCTATCGTTTCCTAAGTGGATATTTGAAAGACTTTACGCGCTTTTAGGAGAAGAAGGAATTAAAGGGATATATAATCATAAAACTTGGGCTAGAGTTAACGAACTAAAGGCAAACGTTAATGATGTAGTCAGATTATTGGAATCTGAAGGATATAAAGTAAAGAGGACTGAAATAAATTTTCTCTTAGAAATAGAAAGTTCTGATAAACGCATCTCTGATTCTACTGCGTTTAAAGAAGGACTCTTAATACCTCAAGATAAGTCAAGCGTTCTTGCAGTAATGATCTTGGATCCAAAGCCTTACGAGAAAATCTTAGAAATAGGCTCTGCACCAGGAGTCAAATCTTCTTTAATCCAACAGCTAACTAGGAACAAATCTTTCCTCATCTCAATAGATATTTCTGAAAAAAGAATTATGCAACAGAAAAAACTTATGGAAAAATGGGGCGTGCATAACGTAGAGCTAATTGTTGCCGACGCGTTACATTTACCAATAAGAAAAGCAGATAAAGTATTTATTGATGCTCCTTGTAGCAATAGTGGAACAATAAATGTTGATCCATCAGTAGTGTTGCGTTTAAATAAGAGGAAATTGCACGAGCTTTCATCAATACAAATAGGAATACTTAAAGAGGCTAGCAAGTTAAGAACGCAAGTAGTTTATATAACTTGTTCTTTATTTCCTGAGGAGGGAGAAAAAGTTGTAGAAAAATTTGAAAGGAACTTAGTCCGTATTCCTAATGAAGGTCATGAAGGGTATAAAAAAAGTAGGGTTTGGTTAAGAGTGTTCAGGACGTATCCGCATAAGGACTTTTCAGAAGGATTCTTTATTGCAAAGTTGGACTTTTCATCTCCTCATTCCTTCCAATAA
- a CDS encoding DNA double-strand break repair nuclease NurA, with protein sequence MNSIDILNKIKKLAEEEDEKARKVDAILSLVAEDIYYGNSDLEFLEINNAINPHIACAVDGSKYQLDVGDFSLIIARAVKVKGISGEKGKRIPPDIKEDVKLEDNYYGEDKVGKDAILLMLTLETEILSSCSDCDVIFIDGPIIDPPTYDDNDEDLKKFHEVRKLAISTNDKIIGIVKRFAQRFLINKLINDGYAQLIEARESYIVQNLFYKLRQKFKDYKNPRFLGWISWDSIFSSNYTADLTALGKAYMKYNIKLYSGYFQQNAISPVARIDVLSPDNNILAYIATWSYPGINEVTILNKLADDISNVSKAEAEAYLNLLISARKILPMMRKA encoded by the coding sequence TTGAATTCTATTGATATATTAAATAAGATAAAAAAGTTAGCGGAGGAGGAAGACGAAAAAGCTAGAAAGGTAGATGCAATACTTTCCTTGGTTGCCGAGGATATATATTATGGAAATTCAGATTTGGAATTTTTGGAAATAAATAATGCGATAAATCCTCACATAGCTTGTGCGGTAGATGGTAGTAAATATCAGCTTGATGTGGGAGATTTTTCACTAATCATTGCTAGAGCAGTAAAAGTTAAAGGTATTTCTGGAGAAAAAGGCAAGAGAATTCCTCCAGATATTAAAGAGGATGTAAAGCTTGAGGATAACTATTATGGGGAAGATAAAGTAGGCAAAGATGCAATACTTCTAATGTTAACGTTAGAGACTGAAATTTTAAGTTCGTGCTCAGACTGCGATGTGATTTTTATCGATGGCCCTATTATAGATCCTCCCACTTACGACGATAATGATGAAGATTTAAAGAAGTTTCACGAAGTTAGAAAACTTGCAATTTCCACCAATGATAAAATTATAGGTATTGTAAAGAGATTTGCACAAAGGTTTCTCATAAATAAGCTAATTAATGATGGTTATGCGCAACTTATTGAAGCTAGAGAAAGCTATATTGTTCAAAATCTATTTTATAAACTCAGGCAAAAATTTAAGGATTACAAAAATCCGAGATTTCTAGGTTGGATATCTTGGGATTCTATTTTCTCATCAAATTATACTGCAGATTTAACTGCATTAGGAAAGGCTTACATGAAGTATAATATAAAATTATATTCGGGATATTTTCAGCAAAACGCCATTTCTCCAGTAGCAAGAATTGACGTATTAAGCCCAGACAATAATATACTGGCATACATTGCAACATGGAGTTACCCGGGGATAAACGAAGTCACAATTTTAAATAAGTTAGCTGATGATATATCTAACGTAAGTAAGGCAGAAGCAGAAGCTTATTTAAATTTGCTTATCTCAGCTAGGAAAATTCTGCCGATGATGAGAAAGGCTTAA
- a CDS encoding ATP-binding protein, which produces MMLAEGKTIGIVLQKSEASSIQGLLTPEYEVSPGQLFLIKDNNKLSLARLENYEYINEFYDEKIPIVKNILSENTSFDLLNMNTVIKAEMSIIKRYGHNSSPMPGSLIKTLPEEKDESFLSEFYGVKNAADYVKYGRLAGSDIPLLLDLNAVTMHVGIFGETGSGKSYNMRYLIYLFSNLKIMGKNTALPMIIIDANGDYVDFSNINIDLVSGGRKWIKKYVIRDPKSDTETRLTIDLSLFTPKDLADFIISLKYGGNEINSLQSNLLDYIISQHDQKEYNNLLGKEEGISLIQQEISSNQNLKELGFSSSTARAVISALEIFKDRIVKRYKLISNSSSINEQILDVIWKEKGLAIIDFSADGSPGVDIPTKQLIVSYISRLLLNYLTKAKYSGSQRLIAFVIEEAQNYIPSNDYPISANITKESLVTLATQGRKFGVSLFLVSQRPAFVDKYVLSMLNTFFFHRIYHEDLKYVMSASGGLPESLAKGLTSLDTGYVIVSGLMSALKVPALVRIPWDPRLGSYAGSVERIDRVLIEDSSK; this is translated from the coding sequence ATCATGTTAGCGGAAGGTAAGACTATAGGTATAGTATTACAGAAAAGCGAAGCAAGCTCTATACAAGGGTTGTTAACTCCAGAGTATGAAGTTAGCCCGGGTCAGCTATTCCTTATTAAGGATAATAATAAGTTATCATTAGCTAGATTAGAGAATTATGAGTATATTAATGAATTTTATGATGAAAAAATTCCTATAGTGAAGAATATTCTTTCCGAAAATACTTCTTTTGATTTACTAAATATGAATACAGTAATTAAAGCTGAAATGAGTATAATAAAACGATATGGGCACAATTCTTCTCCCATGCCAGGTTCTTTAATAAAGACCCTTCCAGAGGAAAAAGACGAGAGCTTCCTATCAGAATTCTATGGTGTAAAAAATGCTGCAGACTATGTAAAATATGGAAGATTAGCTGGTTCAGATATACCATTATTATTAGATCTTAACGCAGTTACCATGCATGTAGGAATCTTCGGAGAAACTGGAAGTGGTAAAAGTTATAATATGAGATATTTAATTTATCTATTTTCTAACCTAAAAATAATGGGAAAGAATACCGCTTTGCCAATGATAATAATTGACGCTAACGGAGATTATGTAGACTTTAGTAATATAAATATAGATTTAGTTTCTGGAGGCCGGAAATGGATAAAGAAATATGTAATAAGAGACCCTAAAAGCGATACAGAGACTAGGCTCACTATTGACTTAAGTTTATTCACTCCAAAAGATTTAGCGGATTTTATTATTTCCCTTAAGTATGGAGGGAATGAAATAAATTCACTGCAATCAAATCTGTTAGATTATATTATTTCGCAACATGATCAAAAGGAATATAATAACCTATTAGGCAAGGAAGAAGGAATAAGCTTAATTCAACAAGAAATTTCTTCAAATCAGAATCTTAAAGAATTAGGCTTTAGCAGCAGTACTGCAAGAGCTGTAATAAGTGCTTTGGAAATTTTTAAAGATAGGATAGTAAAAAGGTATAAATTAATAAGTAATTCCTCATCAATAAATGAACAAATCTTAGATGTTATATGGAAGGAAAAAGGGTTGGCAATAATTGATTTTTCTGCTGACGGCTCTCCCGGAGTTGATATTCCTACTAAGCAATTAATAGTGAGTTATATATCAAGGCTCTTATTAAATTATTTAACAAAAGCAAAGTACTCTGGCTCACAAAGGCTGATTGCCTTCGTAATAGAAGAGGCTCAAAATTATATTCCTTCGAACGACTATCCCATTTCTGCAAATATAACAAAGGAATCATTAGTTACGCTTGCAACACAAGGCAGAAAGTTTGGAGTCTCATTATTCCTAGTAAGTCAAAGGCCTGCATTTGTTGACAAGTATGTGCTATCAATGCTAAATACCTTCTTCTTCCATAGAATCTATCATGAAGACCTAAAATACGTAATGTCAGCATCTGGTGGGCTTCCAGAATCTTTAGCTAAAGGGTTAACGTCATTAGATACGGGCTATGTTATAGTCTCTGGTTTAATGTCAGCACTTAAGGTTCCAGCGTTGGTGAGAATACCTTGGGATCCTAGGTTAGGGTCATACGCAGGAAGTGTAGAAAGAATTGATAGGGTTTTAATTGAAGATTCATCTAAATGA
- a CDS encoding DUF5591 domain-containing protein gives MQCPPLSGPPIIKKDGVDLFKNPIVRKWYDFFIENWQSKKEIAFLLPCTSIKPYNRSPTHKLAYSIAKGKDYIQFYSVSEPMLLVPREYEECYPFNSYDYPPSMMTEEEKKEFVDLLSIMLRKISSQHERIIAVLPRHHYNIVSRASEKAGIKIEMHPYGRLAFKTISEVLKTL, from the coding sequence ATGCAGTGTCCTCCTCTTTCAGGGCCACCAATAATTAAAAAAGATGGCGTAGATCTATTTAAAAATCCTATAGTAAGAAAATGGTATGATTTCTTCATAGAGAATTGGCAATCTAAAAAGGAAATAGCTTTCCTATTACCTTGCACTTCTATTAAGCCATATAATAGGTCTCCTACCCATAAGTTAGCTTATTCTATAGCAAAAGGTAAGGATTATATTCAATTCTATTCAGTATCGGAACCTATGTTGCTTGTTCCTAGAGAATATGAAGAGTGCTATCCATTTAATTCTTATGATTATCCTCCATCGATGATGACAGAAGAAGAGAAGAAGGAGTTTGTTGATCTTCTCTCCATTATGCTTAGGAAAATATCTTCTCAACATGAAAGAATAATTGCTGTATTACCAAGGCATCATTATAATATAGTAAGCAGGGCATCCGAAAAAGCAGGCATTAAGATAGAAATGCATCCTTATGGTAGATTAGCGTTTAAAACGATAAGCGAAGTATTAAAAACGTTATAA
- a CDS encoding thioredoxin domain-containing protein: protein MNGLANSESLYLREASNQPVNWLPWSKDAFEKAKKENKLILVDVGAAWCHWCHVMDEETYSNQEIAKIINENFIAIKVDRDEMPEVDRKLQLIVSEISGESGWPLTVFMTPEGNVFFGGTFFPPEDSYGRIGFKRLLNEILRIWNTERDKILNSAIPLSIKVKTENEGQLNKDLIESSFSLLTSAYDLEYGGLGKSMKFPHPKVDEFMLAYSAWTGDDLGKKLNNFTLIKMFEGGIFDQVGGGFHRYTTDREWITPHFEKLLIDNAELLEDYYVTYLATGKVEFLEAYNLTYEFIKRDLENSIAFSNSIDADSDGIEGGYYTWTEEEIKDALGQEAELAIKLFGLRKEGGVVEGRKVLRVDLAEAKKLINTDINIILQKLRDLRRRMLEYRQKNRKMPRVDTNSYSYPNYRLAEVLFQSLKIDDGLKIIKNLTPTVSRRLTGGKEGLLEDYASALLASISAYEVTADERYYSLSLELYNKLKDFLGADGFEEPNGELPYGDMPNESANSLAVRGILKLSMLYKIDIEIEKILSKLVNSDPSFVSGLLLSAGSIINGIAHVVIVDEKDDKAEDLHKEAMTTYYPLKVVEKISDDIKDRLDSTLRSMLNDNRGKSRAYICIGNTCSMPIFDKEKIKLLLKTKLS, encoded by the coding sequence ATGAATGGCTTAGCAAATTCAGAAAGTTTATATTTAAGAGAGGCCTCAAATCAGCCAGTAAATTGGCTTCCTTGGTCAAAAGATGCATTTGAAAAAGCCAAAAAGGAGAATAAGTTAATACTTGTAGATGTAGGGGCTGCATGGTGCCACTGGTGCCACGTAATGGATGAGGAAACTTATTCTAACCAAGAAATTGCTAAGATAATTAATGAGAACTTTATCGCAATAAAGGTTGACAGGGATGAAATGCCAGAAGTTGATAGGAAACTACAATTAATAGTAAGTGAAATATCTGGAGAATCTGGATGGCCACTTACGGTATTTATGACTCCAGAAGGTAATGTTTTCTTTGGCGGTACTTTCTTCCCTCCAGAGGATTCCTATGGTAGGATTGGATTTAAAAGATTATTAAATGAAATTCTTAGAATTTGGAATACTGAAAGAGATAAAATATTAAATTCGGCAATACCTTTATCAATAAAAGTCAAGACTGAAAATGAAGGACAGCTTAATAAGGATTTAATAGAGTCCTCATTTTCATTATTAACTTCTGCGTATGATCTTGAATACGGCGGACTAGGTAAAAGTATGAAATTCCCTCACCCTAAAGTTGATGAATTTATGCTAGCTTACTCTGCTTGGACTGGAGATGATTTAGGAAAGAAATTAAACAATTTCACATTAATTAAAATGTTTGAAGGCGGTATCTTTGATCAAGTAGGTGGAGGATTCCATAGATATACCACGGATAGAGAATGGATAACCCCACATTTTGAGAAACTACTTATAGATAACGCAGAATTATTAGAAGATTACTATGTGACTTACTTAGCAACTGGAAAAGTCGAATTTCTTGAGGCATACAATTTAACTTATGAATTTATAAAAAGAGATTTAGAAAATTCCATAGCTTTTTCAAATAGTATAGACGCAGACAGCGATGGCATAGAAGGCGGTTATTATACTTGGACAGAAGAAGAAATAAAAGATGCCTTGGGTCAAGAAGCAGAATTAGCAATAAAGCTTTTTGGATTAAGGAAAGAAGGTGGAGTAGTTGAAGGTAGAAAAGTTTTAAGAGTTGATTTAGCTGAGGCAAAAAAGCTTATAAATACTGATATTAATATTATTTTGCAAAAACTTAGAGATTTAAGGAGAAGAATGCTTGAATATAGACAGAAAAATAGGAAAATGCCTAGAGTAGATACAAACTCTTATTCTTATCCCAATTATAGATTAGCTGAAGTTTTATTTCAATCATTAAAAATAGATGATGGCCTAAAAATTATCAAGAACTTAACACCCACAGTAAGTAGAAGACTTACTGGAGGAAAAGAAGGTCTATTAGAAGATTATGCATCAGCATTATTAGCATCAATTTCCGCATATGAGGTAACAGCTGATGAAAGATACTATTCATTATCTCTAGAGCTATACAATAAACTGAAGGATTTCTTAGGAGCTGATGGTTTTGAAGAGCCTAATGGGGAATTACCTTATGGAGACATGCCTAATGAGTCAGCAAATTCCTTAGCAGTAAGAGGGATACTTAAACTATCAATGTTATATAAAATAGATATTGAAATAGAAAAAATTTTATCTAAGTTAGTAAATTCCGATCCTTCATTTGTATCTGGATTATTACTTTCTGCAGGCAGTATCATAAATGGGATAGCTCATGTTGTTATAGTTGATGAAAAGGATGATAAAGCTGAGGATTTACATAAGGAAGCTATGACCACATATTATCCTTTAAAAGTCGTTGAAAAAATCTCTGATGATATTAAAGACAGATTAGACTCAACGTTAAGATCTATGCTTAACGATAATAGAGGAAAAAGTAGAGCTTACATATGTATAGGAAATACATGCAGCATGCCTATTTTCGATAAAGAGAAAATTAAACTTTTACTTAAAACTAAGTTGAGCTAA
- a CDS encoding SDR family NAD(P)-dependent oxidoreductase — protein sequence MRLKDKAILIVGVSKGLGYALAYFLLKEGAKVIVNSGNKEKLQEIVDSLKNLGEINYIAERVVDLSSAKDVLSKSYELIKRKLDGIVISIGGYIEDNVENLTGLDEMINNHVKYPLYIISAALNYLNEGSTIVLVSAMRGIDKALPNQLSYSISKSATAKAVEVLASELLDKQIRVVGIAPSWIYGDFQPNRDWKKLRKLGDVKAPPEDFARVITWLLTDEAEWINGVVIPVDGGARLK from the coding sequence ATGAGGTTAAAAGATAAGGCAATACTAATCGTTGGCGTAAGTAAAGGTTTAGGTTACGCATTGGCGTATTTTTTACTAAAGGAAGGAGCAAAGGTAATCGTTAATTCTGGAAACAAAGAAAAACTTCAAGAAATAGTCGATTCGTTAAAAAATCTAGGCGAAATAAATTATATAGCAGAGAGAGTAGTAGATCTTAGCTCTGCAAAAGACGTACTAAGTAAATCTTACGAATTAATTAAAAGAAAACTTGATGGAATAGTAATTTCCATAGGGGGATACATAGAGGATAATGTAGAGAATCTTACCGGATTAGATGAAATGATAAATAACCACGTGAAATATCCACTTTATATTATTTCTGCCGCATTAAATTATCTTAATGAAGGTTCTACTATTGTGCTGGTATCAGCCATGAGAGGAATAGATAAGGCACTTCCAAATCAGCTTTCATACTCAATTTCGAAATCTGCTACTGCGAAAGCTGTAGAAGTTTTAGCTTCAGAATTATTAGATAAGCAAATAAGAGTAGTAGGAATTGCACCTAGTTGGATTTACGGAGATTTTCAACCTAATAGAGACTGGAAAAAATTAAGAAAGCTGGGAGACGTAAAAGCCCCGCCAGAAGATTTTGCTAGAGTTATAACATGGTTATTAACTGATGAGGCAGAATGGATTAATGGAGTTGTAATTCCAGTTGATGGAGGTGCAAGGTTAAAATGA
- a CDS encoding TenA family protein, whose product MNSDILREKAGKLWENYVRHEFVIKMKEGSLDLESFRYYLIQDSKYVEIMLKSLLRASSLAPLSHSTKILKSIFDTRDKGIEVHSWLLSRLGISHEEIRNTGYSLVNYAYTRHLYYYSTRSWEEFLAAWAPCMWGYYEVGKFVKDSPNELYSKWAEFYASDEYKSRVDAILEALNSIKYSESLVTPFINSVRFEIMFWESALKREPTLIIGD is encoded by the coding sequence ATGAATAGCGATATTTTGAGAGAAAAAGCAGGAAAGCTATGGGAAAATTACGTTAGACACGAGTTTGTAATTAAGATGAAAGAAGGGAGCCTAGATTTAGAATCTTTTAGATATTATTTAATACAAGATTCTAAATATGTCGAAATTATGCTAAAAAGCTTGTTGCGAGCTTCTTCTTTAGCTCCTTTATCCCATTCCACAAAGATTCTAAAATCAATCTTTGACACTAGAGATAAGGGCATAGAAGTTCATAGCTGGCTATTATCAAGGCTTGGCATTTCTCATGAAGAGATAAGGAATACGGGTTATTCTCTAGTAAATTATGCATATACACGACATTTATACTATTATTCTACTAGAAGCTGGGAAGAATTTCTTGCTGCATGGGCGCCATGTATGTGGGGATATTATGAAGTAGGTAAATTCGTTAAAGATTCTCCTAATGAATTATATTCAAAATGGGCTGAATTTTATGCGTCTGATGAATACAAATCAAGAGTAGATGCAATCCTTGAGGCATTAAACTCTATAAAATACTCAGAATCTCTTGTTACGCCATTTATAAATAGCGTAAGATTTGAAATAATGTTCTGGGAATCGGCACTAAAAAGGGAACCAACATTAATAATCGGCGATTAA